The DNA window TCGCTTTGAACTTCAAGTTTCACTTCCGATGGGGACGGTGTATATTGTGGGATGTTGAAAGCATCCATTTGCTCTTCTTTTATGATTCCCTGCAACACACAAAACAAACGGCTGCTTTTTTACATAAAGAAattattacataattaaatatatttaataaaataaaaattcaagagacttagtaaatataaatataaaatatatattttttattcacaaatatatatataaattattattaatcaaatactaatctaaaatgataatatttactGTGCTGTAATGAAATCAGTTATATTTAAGTAATGTATTGTGTACCTCCAAGACCATTTGATTGAGAGCGGCAGCCATGAGTTCCCAAATGTAGCAACACTCCTTAGAAGATGGATCATCACTTCTTCTTCCCAAGAATGTTAAAACCATGACACCtccttcaaccacttcctcaCCACGACACttgagaaagaaagagaagtcTCTTCGAAATTGTTCATAGTAAGCGTTCAGAACGTTTAAGGGGCTTGTGCTTGACATGTAAATGTTGCCCTTGTTGTTCTCTATTCCCTCAGGAACCTAGTTAATCACCAATAAGTTAGAGAAACATATAACGCTGCTTTATGTGTccaataattttgaataaaaaaattatgtatatcccaaaatcagttattatataattatattaaatatatattatttaatttatattttatagttttatatatattttatactatctGATTTTAATGTACAGTAATTAATACTAATACAATTGATATTAGTAAATATTTTGGATCAATGTTTTTTTGTACTATTagatttaggatttaaaatttaatataaaataataaattttattgattatgtagtcttgttgaaaaaaaaaatgacataatttttagGAATTAATATCTTAAGATATACTGCTTATTTATCAACAATTGAGGACTAAATAGTCTATATATATCACTTACAAAGAATGACGTCGTTTTggaattaaaaaacaaaaactagcaTTTATTTATTGTGAAGAGATGTGTGTATTTAGTATTTaccctaaaattaaaaaaaaatatatagggAGCCAAATCAGTGAATGAAgtatttgtataatgtgtataatAGGGTTTATGAATGTTCGATTCAATAAGATAtcagatgtttattatttttggtattgagatggttattctaaatagtatagatgtattgtgtttaaaaaattagtagtattttattctggatgttcattttttaactcatattaggctaaataaataattcattatATGCATTGTACAAATACTCCATTGACTTCCtagcaaaattaaaaaaaaatctatatatagATACCTTAGATAGCCATTGAAGGCTGTAAGAGGCATGAACGAAATGAATACTTGTGTTTGCAAAAAGCCTGCCATAGAATGAACCTGGAGCTCCAAAGAGGAAACAAGGACCGCaactatttttttcaaacttattattattattattacttatcATGAGATTCTGTTTGAAGCTGTCAAGGGACCTGAAAATGTTGTTGAAATCATTCCCTGGGAGATCATTCATGAACACATTGTATTCAGGGGAATTCTGGTTCAGCTCTCTGCAAAGATTCTCAATGGCTTTTATGATTTCTGTGACAACAAAGAAAGTGTTGGGGCCAGAGGAACACCCCAAGTCCGCAATTGATACGGttcttgggattttcttgtaGTACAGGCTGGTTATGGCTTCCTCTCTTATTGGTCTTGTTAGAGAAATCACCTTTTGCTgcataattaataataacatgcACATGATTAGACAATAATTCGAGTTTAATTTGATGTATTaacgataaaaaaattttataattaaataaaacttactaataatatttttaaaatttttaataaaatatatgtacAAATTAAATGTGGCCAATACAATTTTtctagaaaaaatataattatatccattttttttaataccttcagtataaaaattaatttgttttaaccTAAAATCAGACACAAAGTAAATGCAGCGAACTTTAATTTTATCACTGTGTACCTGAACTAAGGAGTTATTTGCATAGCTTGCTTCTCCAATTCCTCCATTCATGCGTAGTACCTGTTCTACTTCCATTTTTCTGATATCTCtcttactctctctctctcacttctCTTCTATCTgggttttgttttaatttcttgcttcgGTGCGTTCGTAGAAGTCCACACCACCCATATATATAGACGCGAATCCAAAGCCATTTcgttttcaataaataaaataaaacaaaataaattcaaaaaatatttatttaaaatatgtttccTCAATACTAAAAATCAAGTAGAAACTCAAGTACagtcgactttacgtgaagttgatagctgaaattcattagatgaaaatttagtcaaatcaatcaaaacatttAACGACTCTCACCTGTCAACTTCAAACTTCATCCGAGTTTCTACCAAAAATCAATTACCaatcaataatatatattatgtatttatgaatatttatatatgtattatttcacttatttttttaataaagtgaTTAACCACCAAAATAATCCATCATttcacaataaaataattaaatattatttatgaaacttaattataaatataaatttagatattagattatactatttataaaatttaattatgaataataaaacTATACTATATAATcatacaaataattttattggtgtaactttttttttgttgtctaTATAACATAACtatttaacttaattttgaAAGCAATCATCGGAACCTTCTCAATAAAAGCCAAAAACGATCAAAATCACtattttctgaatttttaatgTTACGTCGCATATCAATAATATCGATGTCTACTAGTACATGGTATCTGGTACTTCTAACTTAATAAAAGATATTTCGTTCAACTTATCGGTTATTCTCGTATTTCAATGCAAAATTCAATCATTTCTTAACCAGCTTCTATCTTTATTCGATCCCCACACAATGGTAAGCACAAAAGCTGGTATAAAATACTTTTACTTATAAGATGGTATAATTGAATAACATATTTTAATAACGCTATTTTATAATCAATTCTTGATGTTAATCAATTgcttaattaaaatacaaattaataaataatcacaattattatgaaccatagaaaatataaataaaattgagtAGTTTTAGACTTATCCTCCGTCTTAATaaatgtttatttaaaaaaaaattaatttaattttaatacactaataatataattatatatataattatctaattatatctattttttagagaatcatttatataattaatataaaaattaattatttttattaatgtgtattatttatgtaattgaatgtacgtataaaattatttaaattaattttttatttgtttcacaaatatttattcatttaacaaattaatgtaacattgattttttttttcagttattCTCCTAATGATAGTTTTATATTGCTATTAATGATAgttttatattactttttaacttttaagattTGGTTGACAACAACTATCCTAAAAGATGCTTGTTAAAAATGTAAAATGGAAaagttttcattaaaaaaattacttatatatttttaatatattattaaaaatatcaaaaacataAAGTTTATTATTCTTTGTTCAAATAAATGTTTAAAAGTATAGATTTTAAGAAGATGaatattctaataaaaattttataattgtcttcgtctaaaaatatttttttaattcttaNNNNNNNNNNNNNNNNNNNNNNNNNNNNNNNNNNNNNNNNNNNNNNNNNNNNNNNNNNNNNNNNNNNNNNNNNNNNNNNNNNNNNNNNNNNNNNNNNNNNNNNNNNNNNNNNNNNNNNNNNNNNNNNNNNNNNNNNNNNNNNNNNNNNNNNNNNNNNNNNNNNNNNNNNNNNNNNNNNNNNNNNNNNNNNNNNNNNNNNNNNNNNNNNNNNNNNNNNNNNNNNNNNNNNNNNNNNNNNNNNNNNNNNNNNNNNNNNNNNNNNNNNNNNNNNNNNNNNNNNNNNNNNNNNNNNNNNNNNNNNNNNNNNNNNNNNNNNNNNNNNNNNNNNNNNNNNNNNNNNNNNNNNNNNNNNNNNNNNNNNNNNNNNNNNNNNNNNNNNNNNNNNNNNNNNaaagttataatttattgatatagaattatagattatatttctattatctGAATCAGTTTGTGAGTTTGAACCAGCCCGTGAGATTTTGTTGAGTTGAGCTTGAGCTTGCGAAACatatttgattgttaataaatttAACCGTgagtcaaatttaatttttgttagccGAATTTAAATTTAGTCTAACTTGACTCTATTCGACTCACTTCCAACACTAAAAAGACCGATTACAATTACAAGATATTTgttgcttgtatgtgtagcgTGTGTGGCTATTAATGGTTCAGAATTTCAGATCCCATTTGCTGTCCTCGAAAACATGCATTATTACCATACGCGTTGACGCTAACCACTGAAAATTTGGAGTATCTCAAACCatgatttgatgattttttttttccgttGAGTACGAACGGCCCCTCCTGTAgtctaataaaaattataaaatgacaCTTAACAAATTTCTTTTTGTTGTAATAGCACAATGCTATTGAGTATTGAGCACGATATTGCAATATTTGTTGATGTAATAGCACATGAATACAATTTTGCTGTAACATGcgatattttttttggtgactaaatagaaaagaaagaaaaaagagacaaaaccaaattaattggctAGGGTCATATCTAAATCTATTAGATGTTGAAGCTCACTCCATGGTTGACTCCAATTCGAGTGAATGTCCGCGACAGAAGCAGCTGCTTTAGCCATACAATCTGCAACACTATTTGCAGTCCTCTGAATTAAAAGAATAGAGACTCTCCAATTCCAATTCATAACCTCCTGAATATGCTTTGCCAAATCCCATTCCGGAATATCCTTACTAAGCATTCTTTGGTTTACCAAGAAAAGAGCTTCTAAACAGTCTGTTTCACAAATAACCTCACGAAatccactctcccaagcaagaaATAAACCTCTCCAAATTGCATACAATTCAGCAAAAAGAACACTGCACACTTCGACTTTTCCAGTGCAACCTTTCAACCAACATCCATCAGGATTGTGAATAATACAACCAAAACCAGCATAGCCAGAAGGAGCAAAccaactagcatcacaattcaatttaacaGAATGAACTGGAGGTAGAACCCAATGCAAACAAAGTGAAAGAGGAGACAGAGATTGATGCATAGCAAAAATAGTGTGAAACTCCCTTACTGAACTACGAATCAAACTCACCACTTTACTAGTACTCCATGAATCATCTATATTAAATAAGTCATGATTTCTGCTTCTCCAAATTTGAGCACGCTTATTGAGACATCAATATGGTGAATTTACATGGAAAATTTGCAAAATTATAACAATCAGTATTGTCGtgaaacatttttttttctttataaattttaagttgatctaaaaataatatgaatggTTATGTTATTAAtacatcttttaaaaaaaattctcttgaatttattttaatttttatataatttttttaaattaataaaatgaagcacataaataaaaaataattatatttttaatacgtattattatttattatctcaacaggttttattttatttgtatttattttgcaTAAATATAAGAAACCATAGTATTTGCGCTAATTCAAAGATTCCTTAGAGAGAGAGTAGTGTATATATAAAAACGATTGTTATTATTGACAAAACGTGGTATCATTAAAATACGTCAGTAGCATGAAATCAGCTTCTTACCGCAGCATGGCAATTATTTgtcctattattattttatttttttttttctgggcAAATCAACTTGAACTATCTATCCTATCTAGGACTGAAAATGAGTTGAATTGGATTGAGTTAGATCAAGTTTAAGCTCGACTCACGAAAATTGAACTTGACTCACTTTCGACTCATTAATAATCAAGTCTATttcttaaattcaaattaagcTCACTGAAAACTCACGAGTTAGTtcaaataataagaacataatctataattttatatcaataaattataagttgtatattttaaaaaaattaaaaagatNNNNNNNNNNNNNNNNNNNNNNNNNNNNNNNNNNNNNNNNNNNNNNNNNNNNNNNNNNNNNNNNNNNNNNNNNNNNNNNNNNNNNNNNNNNNNNNNNNNNNNNNNNNNNNNNNNNNNNNNNNCAAGTCACGAGCTAATGAACTCAATTACAGGCTCAACCTTGGCTCATCAGCTCACGAATTCAACTTATCGAGTTATTAATAAGTCGAACTCGAGCTGGCTCATGAGCTAACTTATCTATCTCACCACTACTCGACCGAACATCATGTATGTCACTCAACAATTAAGTCAATTTATGACATCTCCAATTGAATCTCATCTTCAAGCTGCCAAGCATGTGTTATGATATCTGAAAACTAGTTCCGACAAAGGACTTTTTTTCCCAAGAGAATCAGAAATTCAGCTTCTCAGCTTCAGTGACTTTGATTGGGCTGGATGTCCTGACACTCGGTGATCTTTAACAGGTTATTGTTTCTTCTTAGGCAATTCTTTAGTCTCTTGGAAGACCAAGAAATAAACCACCTTTGTCCGCTCATCCACTTAAACAGAATATCATGCACTTGCTAACACAACTTGTGAACTTCAATGGATACTAAATATGTTACAATTTTTACGCATCTCTCCTATTCGCCTACCAGTTTTATATTGTGATAATCAGAGTGCTCCTCATATTGCTGCTACCCCGATTTTTCATGAACAGACCAAACATTTAGAGATTGATTGTCATAGAAAAAAAGCTCAAATTGGAGTGATGAAACTTCTCCCCATTCCATCTTCTGGGCAGCTAGCTGACATTTTCACCAAACATTTATCTTCTCAACCCTTTCATCTTAATTTAAataagagcaatgctagggaacCAAAAGGGTATTAGCAAAAAACCAGCAAAAtctctacgagttaatatatatggatgtttcttctactaagtatcagaatgtttctttttcatactaaatagatgttcttttatatatttttcgatttttttgtattgcaaatgtaaatgtctctatttctttaagaatttcatatttttttttaaattttatagatatttaattatttttactaaaatataattaaatgtttcttttgttaagtattaggatgttttttttcatattaaatgaatgttTTTTGAAGATGGACTATTACTCccatattgttgttgttgttattcaaTGAAGCGCATACTGTCCCTAACCTGTAAGaaacaaattcaattttttggAGATAGTGGGGGTTCATCGGCAATCATAATCACTACTTCAAGATGCATAGAGACGAATTTAATTTTCCAATAATGCCAAAATAACACTAAGATATCATCTTCcacaaacaattcaaacaaatTAATTCGCTTAATAACCTTGGGAGTGGCTCCAGCAGCCCTCACAGTTGCCACAGTCACAGAGATTTCCGCCCACTCCTCTCCCTGGAAGGCCGGCATTGGGATGTCCTCATTGACCTCTCCGCCGCCGCCAAACTTGCCGGCGTTGACCTCGGCATCTACCTCTCCCTTGTGTTGAAACAGTTGTTTTGGATGCGCTTATTGAGAGTGTCGCAAAGAGCATGGAAGTCGGCGGCGCTTCCAACAGcattggagagagagagagagatgtgtgtgattgttggaggtggGTAGAttaatatgagagagaagatgaagacttttataggttttaattaggttaacttaattaattttaaattttttaaattattattaatataaattaatatgattttgtttagtttttgatTGATAATCTTTTGTTTCTatatactttttctttaaataaatttagtgTTCTTCACATCTTTCATCCTCTAACTTGGCGCAAATTCagttataattttagtttttattattatcttatctttatcttatttttatttatttttatcttatctttatttatttttattttttataaatcaatgctctatatatatatttagtgtCACCTTCatagtttataattttaatcatttaagaattaatcaaatttcttcatcttttctttcgttttattaaatatgaaagaaaaataatgtttAGAAGAAACTgatgaaatataaataaataaatttaacttCACAGGATCGGATGCGAAGTTAGAATTTTAATCAcagtaaaaaggaaaagatcGAGAAAACataacttaaataaaaatgaaatgagaAGTGTAAGGaacatttaatttttcttttttatatccAAATTATTTGTATCAATATGGTAGGATGTTTAGAATATTTGATAAATAGTTCAGATCCCTTTTTCATGATCTTAAGagttctatttataaaaaattttaaaaattaaaagttacaaTTATATCTTAATCCTAAtaacgaaattttttttttgtagtaatTAAATATAACTGTTTGTTAAAATCCTCGTAATGTTGTCCAAGACCAAGCGATTAAAACTTTATTCACATTTGATAATTACACTAACCATTTAATTGAAGTGTAGTTTATGTTTGGTTTAGCTTTTGTAAACTGAAATTAggtttaatttgattatattaaaattgattttgattaaaaatGAGTTTGTTTTAACATACTAATTTATGTTCAGATATTTTGATTCAAAAGTAattataattactaaaatattatttgaataacaataattaaaattaattttaaatgtaaaattactaaaatgataaaaattagattaaatttttaaaattattattttaataatttttatattataaaaatttaaattataataaattacacataatattaaatatatatacacataattGATAatgtctaataattataatctatattaataaaaagaaaataaatttataaaattaaacaaaaataacaataaaatacggaaaataaaatgaagatagaaaatgaaagataattaaaaaataaaataaagatgatcttatatgtaaaaaatataaagaagatgaaaaaagatagttaaaaaataaaaaaaaatgattatatatgtataaaagaaagaagatgaagaaagatAGTTGAGAGAACAAATTTTGCTATCAATTCTCAATGAtaagaattgaaaataaaaattacaaaatattactttaagtAAACGTAAGTTTGTgggtaaaaattatattaaaaaaataaaaaaatatctaaacaaATTTGGTCTAATTTTGAACCTTAAATCAAACACAAACGCAATCTTCGAACCAAATTGTATATCACTATTACATAATTGACttttactaatatttaaaaaatgttaccaaattatattaaaatattatctatatatattagtaGCATTTTAACAAATGTTAAATATACTATATGTTACTAAagagttttattaatattttttaaagatttaataacatttagtaaaaatattacaaCAGATCTTTTATAgtaatattatgaaaaatgttataatatattttctttggTAACACTTAAATAAATGTTACAATAGATATATTTTGTAACACTTAGAAAAATGTTACCATAAATAACTTTTATACACTTAATAAATATTACAATAGATATTTTATGTCACATTTAAAAATTGTTactatagatattttttataacacttaaaaaaatgttaccatagatattttttataacacttaaaaatattacaaaagatctttagtaacatttttttagttatattatactattttttttatattttcaataatcATTGTGCAAGATTGTTTCGTAATGCAAattaaatgagaaaaaaaaatacttataaaatacACTAAACGATGAGGGTAAACTACATGTGGTACATCTTCAACTTCATCTAGCACAATTGAGGATGTTCccagtagaagtagaaggataGGCATGTCAGATGGCAATTTGTCTAGCAAAGTCAAGAGAACAGCTCTGCGTTGTTCATGAACTTGTAGGATTATGAAACCAATCAAACTCAGGTAACATTGAAGCAGCCCCATAACATAAATGAACACATGcgtacaaaatataaattttgggCAGGGAGATCATTTCCATTTAAcatgcaaataattaaaatatgaacttACAGTTTTTCACCAAACATCAAATTGTGGTAAATAGAGAATTGATGGTGTAGTTCTTCTAGCTTCACCAAATATGTATACCAATGCCTTCTCTGGTGTCTTAGCACTGGGATCTGACAGCAGAGATGAAAGTCCTAATGAAAGTTCTTGTTAAGATATAAACAAGAAAAGTATTCACTTATTAAGATATAGAGAATAACAAATCCAACAATGCAAAGCAAATATATATTCTTCTCGCTGCAAATAAATCACAGGAAGAAAAAAGTAATCATCATAAATAATAGATAGCATAGCTGGAAGGACAGTTTCTCCATTATCAGAGAAAAGTCACACACCTTGTCAATATTGCTCAAATTTAAAGAACTCTTCAACAAAACACAGTCAAAAtaacaaattgaaaataatatCAATACCTTGACTTTCAGAGCCGTTAGACAACTAATTCCAACTGCAACAAGAtattccttttcctctcataGTTCTTGTGTTTTTGAgcaaattttactaaaaatactGCAGAGTTTAAGTATTTAACAACCACATCTTAGCAAAGAGTAAGACACCATAAATttcattaattaagaaaattacaCCTGAAAATGTAGAAAAGCACAAGATAAAAAAGCTAGCAGAACAAACCTTACCAGAATTGACAACAACCAGTGACAGGTAGCGTGCGGTGAGTGCGAGCAAGAGAAGAATGATACTAGAACGACTGAAATGAGTGAGGGGAAGCATAATGAGACTAGAAGACTGAAAAAAGACAATGAAGATGGCGAGGCGAGAGTGAGTGAATGTGGGGGTCAgcaaagaaaaaatacaaaactttCAACAAAGAagcgagaattagaagaaacgTTGAAAAATGATAACCAAGATATGAAGGGAAAAATTGAACTTACATTAAcaaattcaattaatatatGAGAGTGTATACTTCTAAAACTTAGAACCATCCAAGATTCACCATCTTTCTAGTTTAATGAAAATGCTAATTGTtacttcttggatttctttagTGCTTTACACAAAAGATATATATTTgactatttaaattaaaaaaaacaccaTACATAAATTACAACTATGGCATAATCATAAGTTGTAATACTCACTGGGTAGGCTGAAATATTGTAGCAGATAGAGCATTAGGTGCTGTTGCTACTTTCTCTCTAAGACCCTAAACATTTCAAATACATTATAAGTGTGGAAATTTTAGTTATACAAAAtgaatttcttgttctttattattataaacaagTTTAAAACATTGAAACGCACCCTATGATCATATTAGAATAATGTTACTCTTCTTCTGCAAGCAATTTTTttggaacaaaataaaaaataaatcatcattacgttgttagaaaaatatatagtaGTAGTGTATATTATGTCATTACGTCATTTGCACTGCAGGTGATCTATGAATCGTGAAGGAAAGAGCTGCATCGGTGGTGAGAGAGAAGGGGCTGCGCAATGAACTGCGAATCGCAAGGGGAGAAGAACTACGATGGTGACGGATCGTGTAGGAAAGGACTGCGGCAGTAGTGACGACATCGCAAATTGTAACAAGCACGGCAATACGGTGATGACAGACTACAAATCGCGACGAAGAAGACGCTGTGATAGTCAATAGCGCTGCGAATCGCGACGAAAACGATATTGCGGTGATCGACAACGCTGCGAATTATGAGGGAGGCATTGCAGTGGTTGGCGGCATTCCGGCGCAAGTTCTAAGCGCAAAGATAGTCAAAAAAGGGTGAGAGGATATGATTAAGAGATTGCGTGACTTCTTCTTGATTCACGTTATAAATATTTACTGTATTacaattctaattttcaaaattttaattaatggatattaatatatttttaattttaattaaaaaataataattaattattattgttaattgttgatagattaatttttttttctccaatatttttttctaacacATATTACCCGTACCAACCACACATttgacattatatatatatatatatattcaatatCAGTTACATAATTGAATTAACCCATTATGCCCGTACCAACCATTTTCTGGAATATTAATGTCACCTGATCTTGATCACGTAACCGTGTCTAGATATTATCGAACATGACTACGGATCTAATAATCTAACCCTTGACATTTTTCTTCAACGAACCGATTATTGTCCATATCCTGGAATCCTTTTTCCGGTCGAGGACTTCTTGTAGTTTTGTACCCCCATTTTCACAATCCCGAGATTCCTAATCTAGAGGAAATTCAGAAGCAAAAATCAATATACGCTCTCTCCAGTTTCATAAATCAATATACCTAATCAAGATACTCGCTGCATCGACCAGCCTCGAAAAATGTGGCTATCGTATCCAATCTATGAATGTAATGCGAATGGATAAAATTTTAGGTTATATAGTCCTATTTttgacatgaattttaaatgtttcgaataaaaaaatgattaaaataaatttaattaattttaaaaacttcactgattttttaaaattagtatacGATAATTTGTTATaagttttatggtttagtttgCAAAAAATCAATGTATTATAATAAATAGTTACAAATTTTACGAtaataagtattaaaaataaaagtggttctttattaaaaaatagaaaatataattaaaagtaataaaatattaaatttaaaagtcgaataaagactaaattttgttgtacaaataactttttttaagaTATAACTATAAAGTATAAATATTTGTGATCGTATCTAAATTAAGCCATTTATATACTCATTGACTATTTTGGTTTCAATTgccaaaatattaatttattctttgaGATAAATACTTATTCAACTCACTAACTAACTAACCAGAATAAAGGGTGCCATgtaaatttgacttgacttagattaattttaaaacacacaagaatagaCGTACGAAATAAAACAGTGgtataaaagtataaaacaaTCCAAACAAAGAGTCATTTGGATAATAACTtgttatgaataatttattaaggagctaattaatttgtttgatttgcAAGCTCTACATGCAATACACGATGTAGGAGTGACATAAT is part of the Arachis duranensis cultivar V14167 chromosome 1, aradu.V14167.gnm2.J7QH, whole genome shotgun sequence genome and encodes:
- the LOC107478387 gene encoding S-adenosyl-L-methionine:benzoic acid/salicylic acid carboxyl methyltransferase 3, translating into MEVEQVLRMNGGIGEASYANNSLVQQKVISLTRPIREEAITSLYYKKIPRTVSIADLGCSSGPNTFFVVTEIIKAIENLCRELNQNSPEYNVFMNDLPGNDFNNIFRSLDSFKQNLMISNNNNNKFEKNSCGPCFLFGAPGSFYGRLFANTSIHFVHASYSLQWLSKVPEGIENNKGNIYMSSTSPLNVLNAYYEQFRRDFSFFLKCRGEEVVEGGVMVLTFLGRRSDDPSSKECCYIWELMAAALNQMVLEGIIKEEQMDAFNIPQYTPSPSEVKLEVQSEGSFTINRLEVSEVNWNAYENNWNAMDSESEEFESLIDGGYNVAQCMRAVAEPLLVSHFGEDIIENVFSRYQTLLTDSMSKEKTKFFNVTVSLTRNA